One genomic segment of Terrihabitans soli includes these proteins:
- a CDS encoding HlyD family type I secretion periplasmic adaptor subunit, translating to MQWPGSRFDKAVSTVREWIEPEPGVVDRPPFLARICLVSIAALVVCFLIWAAIAEVDEIARGEGKVIPISKTQVIQASEPGVVLEIAVKVGQIVKRGDLILRLDDTATTSARGEVEAKSRALKAQIARLEMEEKGDLESPLVCPWSQDPATDTICANEMRLLTARRGNFQNKLSVLRERRTQREKELDEALANIQRLEETAELSQREHDLLAPLVERKLAAQTDFLRVQKEITDSRGQLASLRESKIRLEAALKEADLQVEELALQIAQEALGEKTKALAELSVTEETMRGANDRVKRTDLRSPVDGVVNTLDVNTIGSFVQSGATVAGVVPTADTLLIEARISPRDVAFVRVGQPALVKVSAYDFSIYGGLQGEVVNISADSIFDEKAEETYYQVYVKTQSSEIHHNGRVHSIIPGMVSSVDIMTGKKTILHYLLKPVNKARNEALRER from the coding sequence ATGCAATGGCCAGGTAGCCGTTTCGACAAGGCGGTGTCCACCGTCCGCGAATGGATTGAGCCGGAGCCCGGCGTCGTCGACCGGCCGCCATTCCTCGCGCGCATCTGCCTCGTCTCGATTGCAGCGCTCGTCGTCTGCTTCCTTATCTGGGCGGCCATCGCCGAAGTTGACGAGATCGCGCGCGGCGAGGGCAAGGTCATTCCGATCTCGAAAACGCAGGTCATCCAGGCGAGCGAGCCGGGTGTCGTTCTGGAGATCGCGGTGAAGGTCGGCCAGATCGTCAAGCGCGGCGACTTGATCCTGCGCCTCGACGATACCGCAACGACATCGGCACGCGGCGAGGTCGAGGCGAAATCGCGGGCGCTCAAAGCGCAGATCGCCCGGCTCGAAATGGAGGAAAAGGGCGATCTCGAATCCCCCCTCGTGTGCCCGTGGTCGCAAGACCCCGCGACGGATACGATCTGCGCCAACGAAATGCGCCTTCTGACGGCGCGGCGCGGCAATTTCCAGAACAAGCTGTCGGTGCTGCGCGAACGCCGCACCCAGCGCGAGAAGGAACTCGACGAGGCGCTTGCCAATATTCAGCGTCTCGAAGAAACGGCTGAGCTTTCCCAGCGCGAACATGATCTTCTGGCGCCGCTGGTCGAGCGCAAGCTTGCCGCGCAGACGGATTTTCTGCGGGTGCAGAAGGAAATTACCGATTCACGCGGTCAGCTTGCCTCGCTGAGAGAATCGAAGATCAGGCTTGAGGCGGCCTTGAAGGAGGCCGATCTGCAGGTTGAAGAGCTCGCATTGCAGATCGCGCAGGAGGCTCTCGGCGAAAAGACCAAGGCACTTGCCGAACTCTCGGTCACCGAAGAGACAATGCGCGGCGCAAACGACCGCGTGAAGCGCACCGATCTCAGGTCGCCGGTCGACGGCGTCGTCAATACGCTTGATGTGAATACGATCGGCTCGTTCGTTCAGTCCGGCGCAACCGTTGCCGGCGTCGTGCCGACCGCGGACACGCTTTTGATCGAGGCCCGCATCTCGCCGCGCGATGTCGCCTTCGTGCGCGTCGGCCAGCCGGCGCTGGTGAAGGTTTCGGCCTATGATTTCTCGATTTATGGCGGTCTTCAGGGCGAAGTCGTCAACATCTCGGCCGACAGTATCTTCGATGAGAAGGCGGAAGAGACCTACTACCAGGTCTATGTGAAGACGCAGAGCTCGGAGATCCACCACAACGGCCGTGTCCACTCGATCATTCCCGGCATGGTCTCCTCTGTTGACATCATGACCGGCAAGAAGACCATTCTGCATTACCTC
- a CDS encoding type I secretion system permease/ATPase, which translates to MEPSSGAYSAHGSRLNDILPASDFKTAFREIAVHLGHSGSEIILFSDVPFDPGAPSIEEIERLTERAGLEILESGDARLLERSFDVPALIIFNDGTALSLLERDIRGRYATDAAATEALKVDLEGASTRDVWCVLTFGAVTADTIESAISGKPAGKMRRHWLVNALRPFWKSYIQVALAALFINILALVAPLFTMNVYDRILPNEAMATLWVLAIGVSAAILFDLILKSVRAALIDYAGRAADLKLSYVLFEKVLHATMASRPASTGDYANRITQYEFVREFFTSNTISVVIDAAFMFIFLIVIYALAGWIVVIPAIALLLTIGIGFIAQDRIGRRIAAASNDATQKQALLIETISTIETIKSLGAEKHLLRRWHELAKRASRTSEQIKEASAAASHATGFVQQFVSIAIVVCGAYQFAEGNMSSGAIIAAVMLSSRAVAPLGQISMTIARMRQALLSLRILNSVMAQPEDRPDNAGFVNREVLDGGFAFQQVAFTYPESDFKVLNGMSFSVKPGERVGIIGKIGSGKTTIGRLLGGLYPPGEGHLLIDGVDVRQYHPAVVRAAVAVVSQSADLFSGTIKENLLMGRPDATDAEILEVAKVTGIDDFASRHPRGYDMPVGERGSNLSGGQRQLVAIARLLMARPKIVFLDEPSGAMDMASEKHLISKLKQVIKPGMTVVISTHRHSMLELVDRLIVVDQGRVIADGPKDLVIDQLQKKAK; encoded by the coding sequence ATGGAACCGAGTTCCGGCGCTTACAGCGCGCATGGCTCTCGCCTGAACGACATTCTTCCGGCGAGCGACTTCAAAACCGCTTTTCGCGAGATCGCGGTTCATCTCGGCCACTCCGGTTCCGAGATCATCCTGTTTTCAGACGTGCCGTTCGATCCCGGCGCGCCCTCGATCGAGGAGATCGAGCGGCTGACGGAACGGGCAGGGCTCGAAATTCTCGAAAGCGGCGATGCGCGTCTTCTCGAGCGCAGTTTCGATGTGCCGGCGCTCATCATCTTCAACGACGGCACCGCTCTCTCTCTGCTCGAGCGCGACATACGCGGCCGTTATGCGACGGATGCCGCCGCGACCGAGGCTCTGAAAGTCGATCTCGAAGGCGCCTCGACACGCGATGTCTGGTGCGTTCTGACCTTCGGCGCGGTGACGGCCGACACCATTGAATCGGCGATCAGCGGCAAGCCCGCCGGCAAAATGCGCCGGCATTGGCTGGTCAACGCGCTGCGGCCGTTCTGGAAATCTTATATCCAGGTCGCGCTGGCGGCGCTGTTCATCAACATTCTGGCGCTTGTGGCGCCGCTCTTCACGATGAATGTCTATGACCGCATCCTGCCGAACGAGGCCATGGCGACGCTCTGGGTGCTGGCGATCGGCGTCTCCGCCGCCATTCTGTTCGATCTCATTCTGAAGAGCGTACGCGCGGCGCTGATCGACTATGCCGGGCGCGCCGCCGATCTGAAACTCTCTTACGTGCTGTTCGAAAAGGTGCTGCACGCGACCATGGCCTCGCGCCCGGCCTCGACCGGCGATTACGCCAACCGCATCACGCAATATGAGTTCGTCCGCGAATTCTTCACCTCGAACACGATCAGCGTCGTCATCGATGCCGCCTTCATGTTCATCTTCCTGATCGTGATCTATGCGCTGGCGGGCTGGATCGTCGTTATCCCGGCGATCGCTCTTTTGCTGACGATCGGCATCGGCTTTATCGCCCAGGACCGTATCGGCCGCCGCATTGCCGCCGCCTCGAACGATGCGACGCAAAAGCAGGCGCTTCTGATCGAGACGATTTCGACCATCGAGACGATCAAATCGCTCGGCGCCGAAAAACATCTTCTGCGCCGCTGGCATGAACTCGCAAAGCGCGCCTCGCGCACCTCCGAGCAAATCAAGGAGGCATCCGCCGCAGCCTCGCATGCGACCGGCTTCGTCCAGCAATTCGTGTCGATCGCGATCGTCGTTTGCGGCGCGTATCAGTTTGCCGAAGGCAATATGTCGTCCGGCGCCATCATCGCCGCGGTGATGCTGTCCTCGCGCGCCGTCGCTCCGCTCGGCCAGATCTCGATGACGATTGCCCGCATGCGTCAGGCGCTCCTGTCGCTGCGCATTCTCAATTCGGTGATGGCACAGCCCGAAGACCGGCCCGACAATGCTGGCTTCGTCAATCGCGAGGTTCTCGACGGCGGGTTTGCGTTCCAGCAGGTCGCCTTCACTTATCCGGAAAGCGATTTCAAGGTTCTGAACGGCATGTCGTTCTCGGTGAAGCCGGGCGAACGTGTCGGTATCATCGGCAAAATCGGCTCGGGCAAAACGACGATCGGACGTCTGCTCGGCGGTCTTTATCCGCCGGGCGAGGGTCATCTTCTCATCGATGGCGTCGATGTGCGCCAGTATCATCCGGCTGTGGTGCGTGCCGCGGTCGCGGTCGTGTCCCAGTCGGCCGATCTGTTCTCCGGAACGATCAAAGAAAATCTCCTGATGGGGCGCCCCGACGCGACCGATGCGGAGATCCTCGAAGTCGCCAAGGTCACGGGCATCGACGATTTCGCATCGCGCCATCCGCGCGGCTATGACATGCCGGTTGGCGAGCGCGGCTCAAACCTGTCGGGCGGCCAGAGGCAGCTCGTTGCCATTGCGCGTCTTCTGATGGCGCGGCCGAAGATCGTCTTCCTCGACGAGCCCTCGGGCGCCATGGACATGGCCTCCGAAAAGCATCTGATTTCGAAGCTGAAACAGGTCATCAAGCCGGGAATGACGGTCGTCATTTCCACCCATCGCCACAGCATGCTGGAGCTCGTCGATCGCCTGATCGTCGTCGATCAGGGCCGGGTGATCGCCGACGGTCCGAAAGACCTTGTGATCGATCAGCTGCAGAAGAAGGCGAAGTAG
- a CDS encoding TolC family outer membrane protein yields MSTALTSPTHALTLQEALRVTVEANPEIGQAVENREAIEFELRQARGLYLPSVDLNSSAGVRLLDNEGRRLAGTDDDELYPRDVGVTVTQKLFDGGARSAEKNRQASRVDSASYRVLERSETIGLQVVREYLEVVLQAEIVAETRRNLEFHERTRSDVGDLISGGKLTDADRQQVEERLLGARARMIEATEELEAAKIRFYTLVGKPLTGWSMPGSVANAIPRTLDEAIAIGRKNNPRIHAALADINVAEAMVKGARSKYAPEIFAEGAARTGTDIDGDDGRTDDYSARIVAKWNLYRGGIDSADEQEQIRRASEARLVLHQSHRQVEEAVRISWDRRARQTQQAATLSAQANENAGLVSSYREQLDVGQRSLLDVLDAQNTHYNAAILARTARFAARFAEYRLLAATGSLLRTMQVRPPQQAEAYARTEYNVPPALAAETYRRVPSRQSDTPPMDLLAPVKTP; encoded by the coding sequence ATGAGCACAGCGCTGACGAGTCCTACGCACGCGCTGACTCTGCAGGAGGCACTCCGGGTAACCGTTGAGGCCAATCCTGAAATCGGGCAGGCGGTTGAAAATCGCGAAGCCATTGAATTTGAACTGCGTCAGGCGCGCGGCCTCTATCTGCCGAGCGTCGATCTGAACTCTTCCGCCGGTGTACGTCTCCTCGACAATGAGGGCCGCCGTCTGGCCGGCACCGACGACGACGAACTCTACCCGCGCGATGTCGGCGTTACCGTCACGCAGAAGCTGTTCGACGGCGGCGCCCGTTCCGCCGAGAAGAACCGCCAGGCGAGCCGTGTCGATTCGGCTTCCTACCGCGTCCTCGAACGGTCCGAGACCATCGGCCTCCAGGTCGTGCGCGAATATCTCGAAGTGGTGCTGCAGGCCGAAATCGTCGCCGAGACCCGCCGCAATCTCGAATTCCATGAGCGCACGCGCTCGGATGTCGGCGATCTGATTTCCGGCGGCAAGCTCACCGATGCCGACCGCCAGCAGGTGGAAGAGCGTCTGCTCGGCGCCCGCGCCCGCATGATCGAGGCGACCGAAGAACTCGAAGCCGCGAAAATCCGCTTCTACACTCTGGTCGGCAAGCCACTGACCGGCTGGTCGATGCCCGGCTCGGTGGCCAATGCCATTCCGAGGACGCTGGATGAGGCGATCGCGATCGGCCGCAAGAACAACCCGCGCATCCATGCGGCTTTGGCCGACATCAATGTCGCCGAGGCCATGGTTAAGGGTGCGCGTTCCAAATACGCGCCGGAAATCTTCGCCGAGGGCGCTGCCCGCACGGGTACCGATATCGACGGCGATGATGGCCGGACGGACGACTATTCGGCGCGTATCGTCGCCAAATGGAATCTCTATCGCGGCGGCATCGACAGCGCTGACGAGCAGGAACAGATCCGGCGCGCCAGCGAGGCCCGCCTCGTGCTCCATCAGAGCCACCGTCAGGTTGAGGAAGCCGTACGCATCTCCTGGGACCGCCGCGCCCGCCAGACGCAGCAGGCGGCGACGTTGAGCGCCCAGGCGAACGAAAACGCTGGTCTGGTCAGCTCTTACCGTGAGCAGCTCGATGTCGGCCAGCGTTCGCTGCTCGACGTGCTCGATGCCCAGAACACGCATTACAATGCGGCGATCCTGGCCCGTACGGCCCGGTTTGCGGCGCGTTTTGCCGAATATCGCCTTCTGGCGGCGACCGGCTCGCTGTTAAGGACAATGCAAGTTCGTCCCCCGCAGCAGGCTGAAGCTTACGCGCGGACGGAGTACAACGTGCCTCCGGCGCTGGCTGCCGAGACGTACCGCCGCGTGCCTTCGAGGCAGAGCGATACGCCGCCGATGGATCTGCTAGCACCGGTAAAGACGCCGTAA